A DNA window from Ipomoea triloba cultivar NCNSP0323 chromosome 10, ASM357664v1 contains the following coding sequences:
- the LOC116032937 gene encoding O-fucosyltransferase 16-like isoform X2, with protein MSLQRRRHQHHRSRSLIPVIFFVSLILLFLFLFLALLAPPLTDSNRLHYRRRDISAEEGGSNVSGVPVFHIPTSGGIHDRDLWKSKNAKFFYGCSNASSKFANAKTRTNPTWYLSIATSGGLNQQRTGIVDAVAVARILNATLVVPALDKNSFWKDSSDFSDIFDVDWFISYLANDVVIIKELPLRRGKTWIPNNVRVPRKCSEKYYINRFVPILNKKHAVRIPKFDYRLSSSLDTELQKLRCRVNYHALKFVDPILKIGKELVQRMRMKSKHYIALHLRFEPDMLAFSGCYYGGGDEERMAFGKIRKRWKTLHRSNPDKGRRQGRCPLTPEEVGLMLRALGYGNDVHIYVASGEIYGGGDTLAPLKELFPNFHTKDTLATAEELQSFSGFSARMAALDFIVCDESDVFVTNNNGNMAKILSGRRRYFGHKPTIRPNGKKLWRLFLGRDNMTWEEFSSQVNNFQRGFMGDPMEVKSGRGFHEYPSPCICSVSDAKEKLELGPQETRDGGNIQSEKEDDDQNVDDLVDMSELEQEEDLNESLMSEESELDEMLSD; from the exons ATGTCGTTGCAACGGCGGCGGCACCAGCACCACCGCTCAAGGTCTCTAATCCCTGTCATATTTTTCGTCTCTCTCATCCTTCTcttccttttcctcttccttgcattgcttgcacctcCTCTCACCGATAGCAATCGGCTCCACTACCGCCGCCGTGACATATCG GCGGAGGAAGGCGGTAGTAATGTGTCTGGAGTTCCGGTGTTTCATATTCCG ACCAGTGGAGGAATTCATGATCGTGATCTTTGGAAGTCAAAAAATGCAAAGTTTTTCTATGGATGTAGTAATGCCAGTAGTAAATTTGCAA ATGCTAAAactagaacaaatccaacttggTACTTGTCAATTGCAACCAGTGGAGGTCTTAACCAACAGAGGACAggg ATAGTTgatgctgttgctgttgctcgTATTTTGAATGCTACTCTTGTTGTTCCAGCACTAGACAAGAATTCCTTCTGGAAAGATTCCAG TGATTTTTCAGACAtatttgatgttgattggttcATATCTTATCTTGCAAATGATGTTGTAATCATAAAAGAGCTCCCACTTAGGAGAGGAAAGACATGGATTCCAAATAATGTTCGAGTTCCAAGGAAATGCAGCGAGAAATACTATATAAACCGCTTTGTGCCCATACTTAATAAAAAGCAT GCTGTTAGGATCCCCAAGTTTGACTACAGACTTTCGAGTTCATTGGATACAGAGTTGCAAAAACTGAGATGCAGAGTTAATTATCATGCTCTGAAGTTTGTTGACCCTATACTTAAAATCGGTAAGGAATTGGTCCAGAGAATGAGGATGAAGAGCAAGCATTATATAGCACTTCACCTAAG GTTTGAACCTGATATGCTTGCATTCTCAGGATGCTATTATGGTGGAGGAGACGAGGAGAGGATGGCATTTGGGAAAATAAGGAAGAGGTGGAAAACTCTACAT AGGAGCAATCCAGATAAGGGGAGGAGGCAAGGAAGATGCCCTCTAACTCCTGAAGAAGTAGGTTTGATGTTGAGAGCACTTGGATATGGCAATGATGTTCATATCTATGTCGCATCTGGTGAAATATATGGAGGAGGTGACACATTGGCTCCTTTGAAGGAACTCTTTCCAAACTTCCATACAAAGGACACTCTAGCCACCGCTGAAGAACTACAATCATTTTCTGGATTTTCTGCCCGCATGGCTGCACTAGACTTCATAGTTTGTGATGAAAGTGATGTTTTTGTTACCAACAACAATGGAAACATGGCAAAAATTTTATCAGGACGAAG GAGATACTTTGGACACAAACCTACAATTCGGCCAAATGGCAAGAAATTGTGGCGTCTGTTTTTAGGCCGGGATAACATGACATGGGAAGAATTTTCATCCCAAGTTAATAACTTTCAGAGAGGCTTCATGGGGGATCCCATGGAGGTAAAGTCTGGTAGGGGTTTTCATGAATACCCTTCACCCTGCATTTGCAGCGTCTCTGATGCCAAAGAAAAATTGGAATTGGGTCCCCAAGAAACCCGTGATGGGGGGAATATACAGTCAGAAAAGGAAGATGATGACCAAAATGTAGATGATCTAGTGGATATGTCTGAACTAGAGCAGGAAGAAGACTTAAATGAAAGCTTAATGTCCGAGGAATCTGAGTTGGATGAGATGCTTTCGGATTGA
- the LOC116032937 gene encoding O-fucosyltransferase 16-like isoform X1: MSLQRRRHQHHRSRSLIPVIFFVSLILLFLFLFLALLAPPLTDSNRLHYRRRDISAEEGGSNVSGVPVFHIPTSGGIHDRDLWKSKNAKFFYGCSNASSKFASASSLNKAHNSASCLLHLYSPTPYAKTRTNPTWYLSIATSGGLNQQRTGIVDAVAVARILNATLVVPALDKNSFWKDSSDFSDIFDVDWFISYLANDVVIIKELPLRRGKTWIPNNVRVPRKCSEKYYINRFVPILNKKHAVRIPKFDYRLSSSLDTELQKLRCRVNYHALKFVDPILKIGKELVQRMRMKSKHYIALHLRFEPDMLAFSGCYYGGGDEERMAFGKIRKRWKTLHRSNPDKGRRQGRCPLTPEEVGLMLRALGYGNDVHIYVASGEIYGGGDTLAPLKELFPNFHTKDTLATAEELQSFSGFSARMAALDFIVCDESDVFVTNNNGNMAKILSGRRRYFGHKPTIRPNGKKLWRLFLGRDNMTWEEFSSQVNNFQRGFMGDPMEVKSGRGFHEYPSPCICSVSDAKEKLELGPQETRDGGNIQSEKEDDDQNVDDLVDMSELEQEEDLNESLMSEESELDEMLSD, encoded by the exons ATGTCGTTGCAACGGCGGCGGCACCAGCACCACCGCTCAAGGTCTCTAATCCCTGTCATATTTTTCGTCTCTCTCATCCTTCTcttccttttcctcttccttgcattgcttgcacctcCTCTCACCGATAGCAATCGGCTCCACTACCGCCGCCGTGACATATCG GCGGAGGAAGGCGGTAGTAATGTGTCTGGAGTTCCGGTGTTTCATATTCCG ACCAGTGGAGGAATTCATGATCGTGATCTTTGGAAGTCAAAAAATGCAAAGTTTTTCTATGGATGTAGTAATGCCAGTAGTAAATTTGCAAGTGCGTCAAGCTTGAATAAGGCTCATAACTCAGCTTCTTGCCTTCTTCATTTGTACTCCCCAACCCCTT ATGCTAAAactagaacaaatccaacttggTACTTGTCAATTGCAACCAGTGGAGGTCTTAACCAACAGAGGACAggg ATAGTTgatgctgttgctgttgctcgTATTTTGAATGCTACTCTTGTTGTTCCAGCACTAGACAAGAATTCCTTCTGGAAAGATTCCAG TGATTTTTCAGACAtatttgatgttgattggttcATATCTTATCTTGCAAATGATGTTGTAATCATAAAAGAGCTCCCACTTAGGAGAGGAAAGACATGGATTCCAAATAATGTTCGAGTTCCAAGGAAATGCAGCGAGAAATACTATATAAACCGCTTTGTGCCCATACTTAATAAAAAGCAT GCTGTTAGGATCCCCAAGTTTGACTACAGACTTTCGAGTTCATTGGATACAGAGTTGCAAAAACTGAGATGCAGAGTTAATTATCATGCTCTGAAGTTTGTTGACCCTATACTTAAAATCGGTAAGGAATTGGTCCAGAGAATGAGGATGAAGAGCAAGCATTATATAGCACTTCACCTAAG GTTTGAACCTGATATGCTTGCATTCTCAGGATGCTATTATGGTGGAGGAGACGAGGAGAGGATGGCATTTGGGAAAATAAGGAAGAGGTGGAAAACTCTACAT AGGAGCAATCCAGATAAGGGGAGGAGGCAAGGAAGATGCCCTCTAACTCCTGAAGAAGTAGGTTTGATGTTGAGAGCACTTGGATATGGCAATGATGTTCATATCTATGTCGCATCTGGTGAAATATATGGAGGAGGTGACACATTGGCTCCTTTGAAGGAACTCTTTCCAAACTTCCATACAAAGGACACTCTAGCCACCGCTGAAGAACTACAATCATTTTCTGGATTTTCTGCCCGCATGGCTGCACTAGACTTCATAGTTTGTGATGAAAGTGATGTTTTTGTTACCAACAACAATGGAAACATGGCAAAAATTTTATCAGGACGAAG GAGATACTTTGGACACAAACCTACAATTCGGCCAAATGGCAAGAAATTGTGGCGTCTGTTTTTAGGCCGGGATAACATGACATGGGAAGAATTTTCATCCCAAGTTAATAACTTTCAGAGAGGCTTCATGGGGGATCCCATGGAGGTAAAGTCTGGTAGGGGTTTTCATGAATACCCTTCACCCTGCATTTGCAGCGTCTCTGATGCCAAAGAAAAATTGGAATTGGGTCCCCAAGAAACCCGTGATGGGGGGAATATACAGTCAGAAAAGGAAGATGATGACCAAAATGTAGATGATCTAGTGGATATGTCTGAACTAGAGCAGGAAGAAGACTTAAATGAAAGCTTAATGTCCGAGGAATCTGAGTTGGATGAGATGCTTTCGGATTGA
- the LOC116032937 gene encoding O-fucosyltransferase 16-like isoform X3, with product MCLEFRCFIFRGGIHDRDLWKSKNAKFFYGCSNASSKFASASSLNKAHNSASCLLHLYSPTPYAKTRTNPTWYLSIATSGGLNQQRTGIVDAVAVARILNATLVVPALDKNSFWKDSSDFSDIFDVDWFISYLANDVVIIKELPLRRGKTWIPNNVRVPRKCSEKYYINRFVPILNKKHAVRIPKFDYRLSSSLDTELQKLRCRVNYHALKFVDPILKIGKELVQRMRMKSKHYIALHLRFEPDMLAFSGCYYGGGDEERMAFGKIRKRWKTLHRSNPDKGRRQGRCPLTPEEVGLMLRALGYGNDVHIYVASGEIYGGGDTLAPLKELFPNFHTKDTLATAEELQSFSGFSARMAALDFIVCDESDVFVTNNNGNMAKILSGRRRYFGHKPTIRPNGKKLWRLFLGRDNMTWEEFSSQVNNFQRGFMGDPMEVKSGRGFHEYPSPCICSVSDAKEKLELGPQETRDGGNIQSEKEDDDQNVDDLVDMSELEQEEDLNESLMSEESELDEMLSD from the exons ATGTGTCTGGAGTTCCGGTGTTTCATATTCCG TGGAGGAATTCATGATCGTGATCTTTGGAAGTCAAAAAATGCAAAGTTTTTCTATGGATGTAGTAATGCCAGTAGTAAATTTGCAAGTGCGTCAAGCTTGAATAAGGCTCATAACTCAGCTTCTTGCCTTCTTCATTTGTACTCCCCAACCCCTT ATGCTAAAactagaacaaatccaacttggTACTTGTCAATTGCAACCAGTGGAGGTCTTAACCAACAGAGGACAggg ATAGTTgatgctgttgctgttgctcgTATTTTGAATGCTACTCTTGTTGTTCCAGCACTAGACAAGAATTCCTTCTGGAAAGATTCCAG TGATTTTTCAGACAtatttgatgttgattggttcATATCTTATCTTGCAAATGATGTTGTAATCATAAAAGAGCTCCCACTTAGGAGAGGAAAGACATGGATTCCAAATAATGTTCGAGTTCCAAGGAAATGCAGCGAGAAATACTATATAAACCGCTTTGTGCCCATACTTAATAAAAAGCAT GCTGTTAGGATCCCCAAGTTTGACTACAGACTTTCGAGTTCATTGGATACAGAGTTGCAAAAACTGAGATGCAGAGTTAATTATCATGCTCTGAAGTTTGTTGACCCTATACTTAAAATCGGTAAGGAATTGGTCCAGAGAATGAGGATGAAGAGCAAGCATTATATAGCACTTCACCTAAG GTTTGAACCTGATATGCTTGCATTCTCAGGATGCTATTATGGTGGAGGAGACGAGGAGAGGATGGCATTTGGGAAAATAAGGAAGAGGTGGAAAACTCTACAT AGGAGCAATCCAGATAAGGGGAGGAGGCAAGGAAGATGCCCTCTAACTCCTGAAGAAGTAGGTTTGATGTTGAGAGCACTTGGATATGGCAATGATGTTCATATCTATGTCGCATCTGGTGAAATATATGGAGGAGGTGACACATTGGCTCCTTTGAAGGAACTCTTTCCAAACTTCCATACAAAGGACACTCTAGCCACCGCTGAAGAACTACAATCATTTTCTGGATTTTCTGCCCGCATGGCTGCACTAGACTTCATAGTTTGTGATGAAAGTGATGTTTTTGTTACCAACAACAATGGAAACATGGCAAAAATTTTATCAGGACGAAG GAGATACTTTGGACACAAACCTACAATTCGGCCAAATGGCAAGAAATTGTGGCGTCTGTTTTTAGGCCGGGATAACATGACATGGGAAGAATTTTCATCCCAAGTTAATAACTTTCAGAGAGGCTTCATGGGGGATCCCATGGAGGTAAAGTCTGGTAGGGGTTTTCATGAATACCCTTCACCCTGCATTTGCAGCGTCTCTGATGCCAAAGAAAAATTGGAATTGGGTCCCCAAGAAACCCGTGATGGGGGGAATATACAGTCAGAAAAGGAAGATGATGACCAAAATGTAGATGATCTAGTGGATATGTCTGAACTAGAGCAGGAAGAAGACTTAAATGAAAGCTTAATGTCCGAGGAATCTGAGTTGGATGAGATGCTTTCGGATTGA
- the LOC116032937 gene encoding O-fucosyltransferase 16-like isoform X4: MCLEFRCFIFRGGIHDRDLWKSKNAKFFYGCSNASSKFANAKTRTNPTWYLSIATSGGLNQQRTGIVDAVAVARILNATLVVPALDKNSFWKDSSDFSDIFDVDWFISYLANDVVIIKELPLRRGKTWIPNNVRVPRKCSEKYYINRFVPILNKKHAVRIPKFDYRLSSSLDTELQKLRCRVNYHALKFVDPILKIGKELVQRMRMKSKHYIALHLRFEPDMLAFSGCYYGGGDEERMAFGKIRKRWKTLHRSNPDKGRRQGRCPLTPEEVGLMLRALGYGNDVHIYVASGEIYGGGDTLAPLKELFPNFHTKDTLATAEELQSFSGFSARMAALDFIVCDESDVFVTNNNGNMAKILSGRRRYFGHKPTIRPNGKKLWRLFLGRDNMTWEEFSSQVNNFQRGFMGDPMEVKSGRGFHEYPSPCICSVSDAKEKLELGPQETRDGGNIQSEKEDDDQNVDDLVDMSELEQEEDLNESLMSEESELDEMLSD, from the exons ATGTGTCTGGAGTTCCGGTGTTTCATATTCCG TGGAGGAATTCATGATCGTGATCTTTGGAAGTCAAAAAATGCAAAGTTTTTCTATGGATGTAGTAATGCCAGTAGTAAATTTGCAA ATGCTAAAactagaacaaatccaacttggTACTTGTCAATTGCAACCAGTGGAGGTCTTAACCAACAGAGGACAggg ATAGTTgatgctgttgctgttgctcgTATTTTGAATGCTACTCTTGTTGTTCCAGCACTAGACAAGAATTCCTTCTGGAAAGATTCCAG TGATTTTTCAGACAtatttgatgttgattggttcATATCTTATCTTGCAAATGATGTTGTAATCATAAAAGAGCTCCCACTTAGGAGAGGAAAGACATGGATTCCAAATAATGTTCGAGTTCCAAGGAAATGCAGCGAGAAATACTATATAAACCGCTTTGTGCCCATACTTAATAAAAAGCAT GCTGTTAGGATCCCCAAGTTTGACTACAGACTTTCGAGTTCATTGGATACAGAGTTGCAAAAACTGAGATGCAGAGTTAATTATCATGCTCTGAAGTTTGTTGACCCTATACTTAAAATCGGTAAGGAATTGGTCCAGAGAATGAGGATGAAGAGCAAGCATTATATAGCACTTCACCTAAG GTTTGAACCTGATATGCTTGCATTCTCAGGATGCTATTATGGTGGAGGAGACGAGGAGAGGATGGCATTTGGGAAAATAAGGAAGAGGTGGAAAACTCTACAT AGGAGCAATCCAGATAAGGGGAGGAGGCAAGGAAGATGCCCTCTAACTCCTGAAGAAGTAGGTTTGATGTTGAGAGCACTTGGATATGGCAATGATGTTCATATCTATGTCGCATCTGGTGAAATATATGGAGGAGGTGACACATTGGCTCCTTTGAAGGAACTCTTTCCAAACTTCCATACAAAGGACACTCTAGCCACCGCTGAAGAACTACAATCATTTTCTGGATTTTCTGCCCGCATGGCTGCACTAGACTTCATAGTTTGTGATGAAAGTGATGTTTTTGTTACCAACAACAATGGAAACATGGCAAAAATTTTATCAGGACGAAG GAGATACTTTGGACACAAACCTACAATTCGGCCAAATGGCAAGAAATTGTGGCGTCTGTTTTTAGGCCGGGATAACATGACATGGGAAGAATTTTCATCCCAAGTTAATAACTTTCAGAGAGGCTTCATGGGGGATCCCATGGAGGTAAAGTCTGGTAGGGGTTTTCATGAATACCCTTCACCCTGCATTTGCAGCGTCTCTGATGCCAAAGAAAAATTGGAATTGGGTCCCCAAGAAACCCGTGATGGGGGGAATATACAGTCAGAAAAGGAAGATGATGACCAAAATGTAGATGATCTAGTGGATATGTCTGAACTAGAGCAGGAAGAAGACTTAAATGAAAGCTTAATGTCCGAGGAATCTGAGTTGGATGAGATGCTTTCGGATTGA
- the LOC116032244 gene encoding zinc finger A20 and AN1 domain-containing stress-associated protein 1-like, which produces MSSDSQSQSCRPTSPRRCARGCDFFGLPENKFLCSKCYTDYLKEEIAKSAAVTLTTSPCKTPKDSTANADLAAETAAAPAKSKRCLCCNKKVGLMSFGCRCGGTFCGRHRFPEEHKCDFDFKALGRKVLAKENPAIIADKFPERI; this is translated from the coding sequence ATGTCGTCGGACTCACAATCACAAAGTTGCCGGCCGACAAGTCCCCGGAGATGTGCCCGCGGCTGCGACTTCTTCGGCCTGCCGGAGAACAAGTTCCTATGTTCCAAGTGCTACACCGACTATCTGAAAGAAGAGATTGCCAAGTCGGCCGCCGTTACTCTCACGACGTCTCCATGCAAAACGCCGAAGGATTCAACCGCAAATGCCGATTTGGCCGCCGAGACTGCGGCGGCGCCGGCGAAGAGTAAGAGGTGTTTGTGCTGCAATAAGAAGGTTGGATTGATGAGTTTTGGGTGCCGCTGTGGAGGAACGTTTTGTGGGCGACATCGGTTCCCGGAAGAACACAAATGCGATTTTGATTTCAAGGCTTTGGGACGTAAAGTTTTGGCTAAGGAAAATCCGGCCATCATTGCTGACAAGTTTCCGGAAAGGATTTAA
- the LOC116032245 gene encoding zinc finger A20 and AN1 domain-containing stress-associated protein 9-like, translated as MSSNSQSQSSQPTSPRRCARGCGFFGSPENKFMCSKCYTDYLKEEITKLATAVTLTSPPRDSSDLAAESAAAPAKSKRCLCCNKKVGLMSFGCRCGGTFCGSHRFPEEHKCGFDFKALGRKVLAKENPVITHDKFPERI; from the coding sequence ATGTCGTCCAACTCACAATCACAAAGTTCCCAGCCGACAAGTCCCCGGAGATGTGCCCGCGGCTGCGGCTTCTTCGGCTCGCCGGAAAACAAGTTCATGTGCTCCAAGTGCTACACCGACTATCTGAAAGAAGAGATTACCAAGTTGGCCACCGCCGTTACTCTCACGTCGCCGCCGCGGGATTCATCCGATTTGGCCGCCGAGTCTGCGGCGGCGCCGGCGAAGAGTAAGAGGTGTTTGTGTTGCAATAAGAAGGTTGGATTGATGAGCTTTGGGTGCCGCTGTGGAGGAACGTTTTGTGGGTCCCATCGCTTCCCGGAAGAACACAAATGCGGTTTTGATTTCAAGGCTTTGGGACGTAAGGTTTTGGCTAAGGAAAATCCGGTCATCACTCATGACAAGTTTCCGGAAAGGATTTGA
- the LOC116032246 gene encoding zinc finger A20 and AN1 domain-containing stress-associated protein 9-like gives MSSNSQSQSCQPISPRKCARGCGFFGSPENNFLCSKCYTHYLKEEITKLATAVTLTSSPQDSSDLAAESAPAPAKSKRCLCCNKKVGLMSFGCRCGGTFCGPHRFPEEHKCGFDFKALGRKVLAKENPAITTDKFPERI, from the coding sequence ATGTCGTCGAACTCACAATCACAAAGTTGCCAGCCGATAAGTCCCCGGAAATGCGCCCGCGGCTGCGGTTTCTTCGGCTCGCCGGAAAACAACTTCCTCTGCTCTAAGTGCTACACCCACTATCTGAAAGAAGAGATTACCAAGTTAGCCACCGCCGTTACTCTCACGTCGTCGCCGCAAGATTCATCCGATTTGGCCGCCGAGTctgcgccggcgccggcgaagAGTAAGAGGTGTTTGTGTTGCAATAAGAAGGTTGGATTGATGAGCTTTGGGTGCCGTTGTGGTGGAACGTTTTGTGGGCCCCATCGCTTCCCGGAAGAACACAAATGCGGTTTTGATTTCAAGGCATTGGGGCGTAAGGTTTTGGCTAAGGAAAACCCGGCCATAACTACTGACAAGTTTCCGGAAAGGATTTAA
- the LOC116033541 gene encoding uncharacterized protein LOC116033541, whose translation MTTAILKNPRIVVKLKRRASDLDRRLLFLILFPISLLIIASLSPFSAAVRSILGGFASPPSPSPPGNEKSAELRRSRIAVCLVGGARRFELTGPSIIQNILRVYPNSDLFLHSPLDSNAYKLSLLKAAPRIAAVKIFKPAPIDETEARTRVLTAAYSPNGIQGLLQYFNLVEGCLTMIQDQQLKSNFTYDWIIRTRVDGYWSGRLSEDHFIPGRYVVPSGSSYRGLNDRFGIGDFNTSTAALSRLSLIPQIDLAGYKLMNSECAFKAQLETQNVSYSIRHIPFCVVTNHRYEFPTSSPFYVPVAEIFSRSPLSGAKCKPCTPFCGGACVGSVMSGLEEGWGWSGWGNDTLRLCDANADWEEGWEKLFDEGVGKKLASARKRVKRLDFRRCVNDFGVMKGKTTSWVAPPLDQICQLGLQSI comes from the exons ATGACGACGGCGATTCTGAAAAACCCTAGAATTGTTGTTAAGCTGAAGCGACGGGCATCGGATCTCGATCGGAGGTTACTATTCCTCATTCTCTTCCCAATCTCTCTTCTGATCATCGCCTCCCTCTCTCCCTTCTCCGCTGCCGTCCGATCGATCCTCGGCGGCTTCGCCTCGCCGCCGTCGCCGTCGCCGCCTGGGAATGAGAAGTCGGCGGAGTTGAGGCGGTCCAGGATCGCGGTTTGCTTGGTAGGCGGGGCGCGGAGATTCGAGCTCACCGGGCCGTCGATTATCCAGAATATTCTGAGAGTGTATCCCAACTCCGACCTTTTTCTTCACAGTCCTTTGGATTCGAATGCGTACAAGCTCTCCCTGCTCAAAGCAGCCCCGAGAATCGCCGCCGTGAAAATCTTCAAGCCCGCGCCGATTGACGAGACCGAGGCACGAACCCGAGTTCTCACGGCGGCCTATTCGCCCAATGGCATTCAG GGCTTGTTACAGTATTTCAACTTGGTAGAAGGTTGCCTGACAATGATTCAAGATCAGCAGCTTAAGAGCAACTTCACTTACGACTGGATTATTCGGACCCGAGTCGACGGATACTGGTCCGGTCGCCTGAGCGAAGACCACTTCATTCCGGGCCGGTACGTTGTCCCATCCGGTTCATCATACCGGGGACTAAACGACCGTTTCGGCATCGGCGATTTCAACACCTCAACGGCGGCTCTCTCCCGCCTCTCCCTAATCCCCCAGATCGATTTAGCCGGGTATAAGCTCATGAACTCCGAATGTGCATTCAAAGCCCAACTCGAAACCCAAAACGTCTCGTATTCGATTCGCCACATCCCCTTCTGCGTCGTCACGAATCACAG GTACGAGTTCCCTACGTCGTCCCCATTTTACGTGCCGGTGGCGGAGATTTTTAGCCGGAGTCCCTTGAGTGGCGCGAAATGCAAGCCGTGCACGCCGTTTTGCGGCGGGGCGTGCGTTGGGTCGGTGATGAGCGGGCTTGAGGAAGGGTGGGGTTGGAGCGGTTGGGGGAATGACACGTTGCGGCTTTGCGATGCCAATGCGGATTGGGAGGAGGGGTGGGAGAAGTTGTTTGATGAAGGGGTTGGTAAGAAGCTGGCTTCGGCTAGGAAGCGTGTAAAGAGGTTGGATTTCAGACGGTGTGTTAACGACTTTGGTGTGATGAAAGGGAAAACGACTTCTTGGGTCGCTCCTCCCCTGGATCAGATTTGTCAACTAGGGTTACAATCCATTTAG